In Saccharomyces cerevisiae S288C chromosome VIII, complete sequence, a genomic segment contains:
- the DED81 gene encoding asparagine--tRNA ligase DED81 (Cytosolic asparaginyl-tRNA synthetase; required for protein synthesis, catalyzes the specific attachment of asparagine to its cognate tRNA), whose translation MSSLYIKEATGVDELTTAGSQDHPFKTPAYALFASQQKSDATEPKLFVFKTEDNEYQEISASALKKARKGCDGLKKKAVKQKEQELKKQQKEAENAAKQLSALNITIKEDESLPAAIKTRIYDSYSKVGQRVKVSGWIHRLRSNKKVIFVVLRDGSGFIQCVLSGDLALAQQTLDLTLESTVTLYGTIVKLPEGKTAPGGVELNVDYYEVVGLAPGGEDSFTNKIAEGSDPSLLLDQRHLALRGDALSAVMKVRAALLKSVRRVYDEEHLTEVTPPCMVQTQVEGGSTLFKMNYYGEEAYLTQSSQLYLETCLASLGDVYTIQESFRAEKSHTRRHLSEYTHIEAELAFLTFDDLLQHIETLIVKSVQYVLEDPIAGPLVKQLNPNFKAPKAPFMRLQYKDAITWLNEHDIKNEEGEDFKFGDDIAEAAERKMTDTIGVPIFLTRFPVEIKSFYMKRCSDDPRVTESVDVLMPNVGEITGGSMRIDDMDELMAGFKREGIDTDAYYWFIDQRKYGTCPHGGYGIGTERILAWLCDRFTVRDCSLYPRFSGRCKP comes from the coding sequence atgTCATCTTTGTACATTAAGGAGGCTACCGGTGTAGACGAATTGACCACAGCCGGTTCACAAGACCATCCATTCAAAACCCCAGCATATGCTTTGTTCGCATCTCAACAGAAGAGCGATGCCACGGAACCTAAGCTTTTCGTGTTTAAGACAGAAGACAACGAGTACCAGGAAATCAGTGCTTCTGCTTTGAAGAAGGCTCGTAAGGGCTGTGAtggtttgaagaaaaaggcaGTCAAGCAAAAGGAACAGGAGTTGaagaaacaacaaaaagagGCAGAAAATGCTGCCAAGCAATTGTCTGCTTTGAATATCACCATTAAGGAGGACGAATCGCTACCAGCTGCCATTAAGACTAGAATTTATGACTCTTATTCCAAGGTCGGACAAAGAGTTAAGGTTTCCGGTTGGATCCATAGATTACGTTCTAACAAGAAGGTTATTTTCGTCGTCCTCAGAGACGGATCTGGTTTCATTCAATGTGTCTTGTCCGGTGATTTGGCATTGGCTCAACAAACTTTGGACCTGACTTTGGAATCCACCGTTACTCTGTACGGTACCATAGTCAAATTGCCTGAGGGTAAAACCGCTCCAGGTGGTGTTGAATTGAATGTCGACTATTACGAAGTTGTAGGTTTGGCCCCCGGTGGTGAAGACTCCTTTACAAACAAAATCGCAGAGGGCTCAGACCCTTCTTTACTGTTGGACCAACGTCATTTGGCCTTGAGAGGAGATGCCTTGTCTGCAGTCATGAAAGTCCGTGCTGCTCTACTGAAAAGCGTTAGACGTGTTTATGATGAAGAACATTTGACAGAAGTTACCCCACCATGTATGGTGCAAACTCAAGTCGAAGGTGGTTCCACTTTGTTCAAGATGAACTATTACGGCGAGGAAGCTTACTTGACCCAAAGTTCCCAATTATATTTAGAAACCTGTTTGGCCTCCCTAGGTGATGTTTATACCATCCAAGAATCTTTCAGAGCTGAAAAGTCCCACACAAGAAGACATTTGTCCGAATATACCCATATCGAAGCTGAATTGGCCTTCTTGACTTTCGACGATCTATTACAACATATTGAAACTTTGATCGTCAAATCCGTGCAATACGTTTTGGAAGACCCAATTGCTGGCCCACTCGTAAAACAATTGAATCCAAACTTTAAGGCTCCAAAGGCTCCATTCATGAGATTACAGTACAAGGATGCCATTACCTGGTTGAACGAACACGACATCAAGAACGAAGAGGGCGAAGACTTTAAATTTGGTGACGATATTGCAGAAGCTGCTGAAAGAAAGATGACCGATACCATCGGCGTCCCAATCTTTTTGACGAGATTCCCAGTAGAAATCAAGTCTTTCTACATGAAGCGTTGTTCTGACGACCCCCGCGTCACTGAATCCGTCGACGTTTTGATGCCAAACGTTGGTGAAATCACTGGTGGTTCTATGAGAATCGACGACATGGACGAACTAATGGCAGGGTTTAAGCGTGAGGGTATTGATACCGACGCCTACTACTGGTTCATTGACCAAAGAAAATACGGTACTTGCCCACATGGTGGTTACGGTATCGGTACCGAACGTATTTTAGCCTGGTTGTGTGACAGATTCACTGTCAGAGACTGTTCCTTGTATCCACGTTTCAGCGGTAGATGTAAGCCATGA
- a CDS encoding proline--tRNA ligase (Prolyl-tRNA synthetase; N-terminal domain shows weak homology to prokaryotic posttransfer editing domain, but does not possess posttransfer editing activity; may interact with ribosomes, based on co-purification experiments) — translation MPVSEAFAKLCVNEKPPAESAVAVKSLVFKPKTPKSATPVPIVVVALQSTTTPSALIANATSSKDPRLARDDLVKQAFQSESARAFILGDLANATSNFHLLIDHELGTVDGDTILQLNDSTYMKKSDMMKFLNNFEDSQKVVDFSQEVSKETATEGKKQQKKQQPSKAGTAAAAAAAALEDAKLIGITVDKALDFPGWYQQILTKGEMLDYYDVSGCYILRPPSYAIWENIQKWFDDKIKAIGVQNAYFPMFVSSRVLEKEKDHVEGFAPEVAWVTRAGSSELEEPIAIRPTSETVMYPYYAKWVQSYRDLPLKLNQWNSVVRWEFKHPQPFLRTREFLWQEGHTAHLTAKDAEEEVLQILDFYAGVYEELLAVPVVKGRKTEKEKFAGGDFTTTCEGYIPQTGRGIQGATSHHLGQNFSKMFNLSVENPLGSDHPKIFAYQNSWGLSTRVIGVMVMIHSDNKGLVIPPRVSQFQSVVIPVGITKKTSEEQRKHIHETARSVESRLKKVGIRAFGDYNDNYTPGWKFSQYELKGIPIRIELGPKDIEKNQVVVVRRNDSKKYVVSFDELEARIPEILEEMQGDLFKKAKELFDTHRVIVNEWSGFVPALNKKNVILAPWCGVMECEEDIKESSAKKDDGEEFEEDDKAPSMGAKSLCIPFDQPVLNEGQKCIKCERIAVNYCMFGRSY, via the coding sequence atgCCTGTTTCGGAAGCGTTTGCCAAGTTGTGTGTGAATGAGAAGCCTCCTGCTGAATCTGCCGTTGCGGTGAAGTCTTTGGTCTTCAAACCAAAGACTCCAAAGTCCGCCACCCCTGTTCCTATCGTTGTGGTGGCTTTGCAATCTACTACTACTCCTTCTGCGTTGATTGCCAACGCTACGTCCAGTAAGGATCCAAGATTGGCTCGCGATGATTTGGTCAAGCAAGCGTTCCAATCTGAATCCGCTAGAGCTTTTATCTTGGGGGATTTGGCTAACGCCACGTCCAATTTTCACTTGCTAATTGATCACGAGTTGGGTACTGTTGACGGTGACACTATCTTGCAGTTAAACGACAGTACTTATATGAAGAAATCTGACatgatgaaatttctaAACAATTTTGAGGATAGTCAAAAAGTGGTTGATTTCTCCCAAGAGGTGTCTAAGGAAACCGCTACAGAAGGCAAGAAACAACAGAAAAAGCAGCAACCTTCTAAGGCAGGCACtgcagcagcagcagcagcagcagcttTGGAAGACGCCAAACTTATTGGTATCACCGTAGACAAAGCGTTGGATTTCCCAGGCTGGTACCAACAAATCTTGACCAAGGGTGAAATGTTGGACTACTACGATGTTTCTGGCTGTTACATCTTAAGACCTCCTTCTTATGCGATCTGGGAAAACATTCAGAAATGGTTCGACGACAAGATCAAGGCCATTGGTGTACAAAATGCCTATTTCCCAATGTTTGTTTCCTCACGTGTgttggaaaaggaaaaggacCATGTTGAAGGCTTTGCTCCAGAAGTTGCCTGGGTCACCAGAGCTGGCTCCTCTGAATTGGAAGAACCAATCGCCATTAGACCAACTTCTGAAACTGTCATGTATCCTTACTACGCAAAATGGGTCCAGTCTTACAGAGATTTACCATTGAAACTAAACCAATGGAATTCTGTGGTTAGATGGGAATTCAAGCATCCTCAGCCCTTTTTAAGAACCAGAGAATTCTTGTGGCAAGAAGGTCATACTGCTCACTTGACTGCTAAGGATGCCGAAGAGGAGGTTTTGCAAATCTTAGATTTCTACGCTGGGGTTTACGAAGAGTTATTAGCTGTTCCAGTGGTTAAGGGTAGAAAGAccgaaaaggaaaaatttgCTGGTGGTGACTTCACCACAACTTGTGAAGGCTATATTCCACAAACCGGTCGTGGTATTCAAGGTGCCACCTCTCACCATTTGGGCCAAAACTTTTCTAAGATGTTCAATTTGTCTGTGGAGAACCCACTAGGTTCTGATCATCCAAAGATCTTTGCGTACCAAAATTCATGGGGTTTATCCACTCGTGTCATTGGTGTCATGGTCATGATCCACTCTGACAACAAGGGTTTGGTTATCCCACCAAGAGTGTCCCAATTCCAATCCGTTGTCATTCCAGTGGGCATCACAAAGAAGACCTCTGAGGAACAGCGTAAACACATTCATGAAACAGCCAGAAGTGTGGAATCCcgtttgaaaaaggttGGCATTAGAGCCTTTGGTGACTATAACGATAATTACACACCAGGTTGGAAATTTTCCCAATACGAGCTAAAGGGTATTCCAATCCGTATTGAATTAGGTCCTaaggatattgaaaaaaaccaaGTCGTTGTCGTTCGTAGAAATGACTCCAAGAAATACGTCGTTTCTTTCGACGAATTGGAAGCCCGTATCCCAGAAATCTTAGAAGAAATGCAAGGAgatttgttcaaaaaagcCAAGGAGCTATTCGACACCCACAGAGTTATCGTTAATGAATGGAGTGGTTTTGTTCCAGCattgaacaagaagaacGTTATCTTAGCACCATGGTGTGGTGTGATGGAATGTGAAGAAGATATCAAGGAATCTTCTGCAAAGAAAGACGATGGTGAAGAATTCGAGGAAGATGACAAGGCACCAAGTATGGGTGCCAAATCTTTATGTATCCCATTCGACCAACCTGTATTGAATGAAGGTCAAAAATGTATCAAGTGTGAACGTATTGCTGTCAATTACTGTATGTTCGGTCGTTCTTATTAG
- the ARG4 gene encoding argininosuccinate lyase ARG4 (Argininosuccinate lyase; catalyzes the final step in the arginine biosynthesis pathway) has translation MSDGTQKLWGGRFTGETDPLMHLYNASLPYDYKMYKADLEGTKVYTAGLQKLGLLTETELAKIHEGLAEIKKEWDADKFVRHPNDEDIHTANERRLGELIGRDIAGKVHTGRSRNDQVVTDLRIYCRDIVNDTLFPALKGLVEVLIKRAEGEIDVLMPGYTHLQRAQPIRWSHWLSSYATYFTEDYKRLGQILHRLNQSPLGAGALAGHPYGIDREFLAEGLGFNSVIGNSLVAVSDRDFIVELMFWGTLFMNHISRFAEDLIIYCTAEFGFIQLSDAYSTGSSLMPQKKNADSLELLRGKSGRVFGDLTGFLMSLKGIPSTYDKDMQEDKEPLFDCLTTVEHSMLIATGVISTLTVNKEKMEAALTMDMLATDLADYLVRKGVPFRETHHISGECVATAERLGLSGIDKLTLEQYQKIDSRFGQDLFETFNFEQSVERRDATGGTAKSAVLKQLDNLKSQLN, from the coding sequence ATGTCAGACGGCACTCAAAAACTATGGGGTGGGAGATTCACTGGTGAAACCGATCCTTTGATGCACCTTTACAATGCGTCTCTTCCGTATGATTATAAGATGTATAAGGCAGATTTAGAAGGAACTAAAGTATACACAGCGGGCTTGCAGAAGTTGGGTCTTCTAACGGAGACAGAATTGGCAAAGATCCATGAAGGTTTGGctgaaatcaaaaaagaatgggACGCTGACAAATTTGTCCGTCATCCAAACGACGAGGATATCCATACTGCGAATGAAAGACGTCTTGGTGAACTAATTGGCCGCGATATTGCTGGTAAAGTCCACACCGGTAGATCCCGTAATGATCAAGTTGTTACCGATTTGAGAATATACTGTCGTGACATTGTCAATGACACCCTCTTTCCAGCTTTAAAGGGCTTGGTTGAAGTTCTAATTAAGAGGGCCGAAGGTGAGATAGATGTCTTAATGCCAGGCTACACACATTTACAAAGGGCACAACCTATTAGATGGTCTCATTGGTTGAGCTCTTATGCAACATACTTCACCGAAGATTACAAGAGACTGGGTCAAATACTACACAGATTGAATCAATCACCACTGGGTGCAGGCGCTCTTGCTGGTCATCCTTACGGCATTGATAGAGAATTTTTGGCTGAAGGTTTGGGTTTCAATAGTGTAATTGGTAACTCCTTGGTTGCTGTTTCTGATAGAGATTTCATCGTGGAGTTGATGTTTTGGGGAACTTTGTTCATGAACCATATTTCTCGTTTTGCTGAAGATTTGATTATATATTGTACAGCAGAATTTGGTTTCATACAGTTGAGCGACGCCTATTCAACAGGTTCTTCTTTAATGCCtcagaagaagaatgcAGACTCGTTAGAGTTGTTAAGAGGTAAATCCGGTAGAGTATTTGGTGATCTGACAGGATTCTTGATGAGTTTGAAGGGTATCCCATCTACTTATGATAAAGACATGCAAGAAGACAAAGAGCCACTATTCGATTGCTTAACAACTGTAGAGCACTCCATGCTGATTGCCACAGGTGTTATTTCTACCTTAACTGTaaataaggaaaagatgGAAGCTGCTCTCACGATGGATATGCTAGCTACCGACTTGGCAGATTACTTGGTCAGAAAGGGTGTTCCATTCAGAGAGACTCATCACATATCTGGTGAGTGTGTCGCTACTGCTGAAAGACTTGGTCTAAGCGGTATTGATAAATTAACCTTGGAGCAGTATCAAAAGATCGATTCGAGATTCGGACAAGatctttttgaaacttttaACTTTGAACAAAGCGTTGAAAGACGAGATGCTACTGGTGGAACCGCTAAATCTGCTGTATTGAAGCAATTGGATAATTTGAAATCCCAATTAAATTAG
- the YSC84 gene encoding Ysc84p (Actin-binding protein; involved in bundling of actin filaments and endocytosis of actin cortical patches; activity stimulated by Las17p; contains SH3 domain similar to Rvs167p; YSC84 has a paralog, LSB3, that arose from the whole genome duplication), whose protein sequence is MGINNPIPRSLKSETKKAAKVLRSFVKPNQVFGADQVIPPYVLKRAKGLAIITVLKAGFLFSGRAGSGVIVARLKDGTWSAPSAIAMAGAGAGGMVGVELTDFVFILNSEEAVRSFSEFGTITLGGNVSVSAGPLGRSAEAAASASTGGVSAVFAYSKSKGLFAGVSVEGSAILERREANRKFYGDNCTSKMILSGRVKVPPAADPLLRILESRAFNFTRHDHDDNASGDDFYDDGQYSDNTSHYYDDIPDSFDSTDESSTRPNTRSSRRRGMSLGSRSRYDDDYDDDGYGRGRGYGDFDSEDEDYDYGRSPNRNSSRNRGPQIDRGTKPRANTRWEDDLYDRDTEYSRPNHSGRDYDNTRGNRRGYGRERGYSLGHGPTHPSNMSNVDDLSHKMSKTGLGNESTATNSATPTAVALYNFAGEQPGDLAFKKGDVITILKKSDSQNDWWTGRTNGKEGIFPANYVRVS, encoded by the exons atgGGTATCAATAATCCAATTCCTCGAAGCTTGAAAAGCGAGACCAA GAAGGCCGCGAAAGTTCTAAGGAGTTTTGTTAAACCAAATCAAGTATTTGGAGCAGACCAAGTTATTCCACCATATGTGCTAAAAAGAGCTAAAGGTCTAGCAATTATCACGGTTTTAAAGGCTGGCTTCTTGTTTTCAGGGAGAGCAGGTTCTGGGGTGATTGTGGCCAGGTTAAAAGACGGTACATGGTCGGCTCCCTCTGCTATCGCTATGGCAGGTGCTGGTGCAGGTGGTATGGTCGGCGTTGAATTGAcagattttgtttttattttaaattCGGAAGAGGCAGTGAGGTCCTTTTCTGAATTTGGTACAATTACTTTAGGTGGTAATGTGTCAGTTTCCGCAGGTCCTCTTGGAAGAAGTGCAGAAGCTGCAGCTTCTGCATCCACAGGTGGTGTCTCGGCAGTTTTTGCCTATTCCAAAAGCAAAGGTTTATTTGCCGGTGTGTCTGTGGAAGGTTCAGCCATCTTGGAGAGAAGGGAAGCTAATCGAAAGTTTTACGGCGATAACTGTACATCAAAGATGATTTTGTCAGGTAGAGTAAAAGTTCCACCAGCAGCAGACCCCCTACTCCGTATCTTGGAATCAAGAGCGTTCAACTTTACACGCCACGACCATGATGACAACGCTAGCGGTGATGATTTTTATGATGACGGTCAATACAGCGACAACACAAGCCATTATTACGACGATATTCCAGATTCCTTTGATTCTACTGATGAATCCTCAACACGTCCAAACACAAGAtcatcaagaagaagaggaatGTCGCTGGGGTCACGCAGTCGttatgatgatgattatgatgatgatggttACGGACGTGGTCGCGGGTATGGAGATTTTGATAgcgaagatgaagattaTGATTACGGAAGATCTCCAAATAGAAACAGCAGCCGCAATAGAGGCCCACAGATAGATAGGGGTACTAAGCCGCGTGCGAATACCCGATGGGAAGATGATTTGTATGATAGAGATACTGAATACTCCCGTCCCAACCATTCCGGTAGGGATTATGATAATACCCGAGGAAATAGGCGTGGTTATGGTAGAGAAAGGGGTTATAGCCTTGGTCATGGCCCAACTCACCCCAGCAATATGAGCAATGTCGATGATTTATCACATAAAATGTCGAAGACAGGGTTAGGTAATGAATCCACTGCTACAAATTCGGCGACACCAACGGCTGTTGCTCTCTACAATTTTGCTGGAGAACAACCAGGCGACTTGGCTTTCAAAAAAGGTGATGTTATTACTATcttaaaaaaatcagattCTCAAAATGATTGGTGGACAGGCAGGACTAACggaaaagaaggaataTTCCCTGCAAACTACGTTAGAGTTTCTTAA
- the YSC83 gene encoding Ysc83p (Non-essential mitochondrial hypothetical protein; mRNA induced during meiosis, peaking between mid to late prophase of meiosis I; similar to S. douglasii YSD83), whose translation MAWSGGKDIVDQIFDAGYWLVSKSAVLSDEIKNHVEKSIESISGKISNKETPRLQENDSNRSKVYKTLRIGLQDHWKLGLGISATSLCLYLGYRTFFKLPPNLPEAESQVVLILGDMNDPIIRNQVMDLYRRRFTVYICTENADVYKKHEEDQDFIYYIDPTCEKDFEGFFVDVPRLASILFMPRLSYHPSGVISCDSLESEIHSSIFVYYQALLSIIPHLKRKTQLIMFNPSLTADLNLVHHSTEIITSGIIDSLFKIFKEYQRLNVSTIKLGILQIGSQPSNYKFLRMAGSDIHEALHYPVYKMIMSANGYKLRQLLSWLTTLGGYNSVYYCGRFSYLVSWPFASLIFNHHTRLSLKRLRGRLAKVYSSIISFFCRSSSKSSK comes from the coding sequence atggcTTGGTCTGGTGGTAAGGATATAGTGGATCAGATATTTGATGCTGGGTATTGGCTCGTCTCGAAAAGCGCTGTCTTGAGCGATGAGATCAAGAACCACGTCGAAAAATCAATTGAATCCATATCTGGAAAGATATCCAACAAGGAGACTCCTCGACTACAGGAAAACGACAGTAACAGATCTAAAGTATATAAAACTTTGAGGATCGGGCTCCAGGATCATTGGAAGCTAGGCTTGGGAATTTCTGCCACCTCCCTGTGCTTATACCTTGGGTATAGGACCTTTTTTAAACTGCCACCTAATTTACCTGAAGCAGAATCTCAAGTGGTATTAATACTGGGCGATATGAATGATCCTATCATAAGGAATCAAGTGATGGATTTATATCGCAGACGGTTTACAGTATATATTTGTACTGAAAATGCAGACGTCTATAAGAAGCACGAAGAAGATCAGGATTTCATATATTACATTGATCCCACCTGCGAAAAAGACTTCGAGggtttttttgttgatgtACCAAGGCTAGCATCCATATTGTTTATGCCAAGGTTATCATATCATCCATCCGGAGTAATTTCATGTGACTCATTGGAATCTGAAATTCATTCAAGTATATTTGTGTATTATCAAGCATTATTAAGCATTATACCCCatttgaagagaaaaacCCAACTAATTATGTTCAATCCATCTTTGACTGCGGACCTGAACTTAGTCCATCATAGTACAGAAATTATAACGTCTGGAATAATCGACTCActatttaaaattttcaaggaatATCAAAGGTTAAATGTTTCCACAATCAAGCTTGGAATCCTGCAGATTGGGTCACAACCATCGAActataaatttttgagaATGGCCGGTTCAGACATTCACGAGGCCCTACATTATCCAGTTTACAAAATGATAATGAGTGCGAATGGGTATAAACTAAGACAACTGCTAAGTTGGTTAACGACTTTGGGAGGTTACAATAGTGTGTATTATTGCGGCCGTTTTAGTTATTTAGTCTCATGGCCATTTGCTTCACTTATATTCAACCATCACACACGTCTTTCCCTGAAACGCTTGAGAGGAAGATTAGCCAAGGTATATAGCAGCATTATTTCGTTTTTTTGCCGGTCATCTTCTAAATCATCCAAATAA
- the MIP6 gene encoding Mip6p (mRNA-binding protein; interacts with the UBA domain of mRNA export factor Mex67p; participates in the export of Msn2/4 stress-dependent mRNAs; partially redundant function with paralog PES4 in the steady-state expression, translational timing and localization of a subset of Ndt80-dependent mRNAs that are protected until translated near the end of meiosis II; redundant role with PES4 in sporulation; shuttles between the nucleus and cytoplasm, localizes to stress granules and the prospore membrane), with product MPNSHGNVLNNISLNSKQNPRSISKSCPNDKDARQKSFKTISAQALVRVQGAGYKLGDVKLKDAEVKEKNSLKKYDCKNATQEKKEQEQVFEKTVAKGSVQKYITKTSKTNSLFIGNLKSTVTEEMLRKIFKRYQSFESAKVCRDFLTKKSLGYGYLNFKDKNDAESARKEFNYTVFFGQEVKIMPSMKNTLFRKNIGTNVFFSNLPLENPQLTTRSFYLIMIEYGNVLSCLLERRKNIGFVYFDNDISARNVIKKYNNQEFFGNKIICGLHFDKEVRTRPEFTKRKKMIGSDIVIEDELLASNNLSDNARSKTILVKNLPSDTTQEEVLDYFSTIGPIKSVFISEKQANTPHKAFVTYKNEEESKKAQKCLNKTIFKNHTIWVGPGKDKPVHNQIGTNKKTKVYLKNLSFNCNKEFISQLCLQEKIRFSEIKITNYNSLNWTFCGHVECFSRSDAERLFNILDRRLIGSSLVEASWSKNNDNILNEIDYDDGNNNENYKKLINISSMMRFRTQELSAHQKGLTSQFQQVVSPFSSYSNSYTNMNSLVATPMKPHPAFNLITNTVDEKLHQPKRTKQENAEILESLKKIINRNLQRISISGLNKEENLRSISEFIFDVFWEHDSERLSHFLLMTNTSLESQKILQKQVTRAAESLGFTV from the coding sequence ATGCCAAACTCTCATGGTAATGTATTGAATAATATCTCTTTAAATAGCAAGCAAAATCCCAGATCGATTTCTAAAAGTTGCCCAAATGATAAAGATGCAAGGCAGAAAAGCTTCAAAACGATATCAGCCCAAGCACTAGTACGCGTGCAAGGAGCTGGATATAAGCTCGGTGATGTGAAATTAAAGGATGCTGAagtcaaagaaaagaatagcCTCAAAAAATACGATTGTAAAAATGCAActcaagaaaagaaagaacaagagcaagtatttgaaaaaactgTTGCAAAGGGAAGCGTGCAAAAATATATCACGAAAACTTCAAAGACAAATAGTTTGTTTATAGGAAATCTGAAATCAACTGTCACTGAAGAAATGCTAAGGAAGATATTCAAAAGGTATCAATCTTTTGAATCTGCTAAAGTGTGTCGTGATTTTCTcaccaaaaaatcattgGGTTATGGctatttgaatttcaagGATAAAAACGATGCAGAATCTGCAAGGAAAGAATTTAATTATACGGTTTTTTTTGGTCAAGAAGTTAAAATAATGCCATCTATGAAAAATACATTATTTAGAAAAAACATCGGAAcaaatgtttttttctctaaCTTACCACTGGAAAATCCCCAACTGACCACAAGATCATTTTATCTAATAATGATCGAGTACGGAAATGTACTGTCATGTCTTCtagaaagaagaaaaaacattGGGTTCGTTTATTTCGATAACGATATTTCTGCTAGAAATGTaatcaaaaaatacaataaccaagaattttttggaaataaaattatatgTGGATTGCATTTTGACAAAGAAGTAAGAACTAGACCTGaatttacaaaaagaaaaaaaatgattggCTCCGACATAGTTATCGAAGACGAACTATTGGCTAGCAATAATTTATCAGATAATGCTCGTTCGAAAACAATATTagtcaaaaatttaccaTCTGACACAACACAAGAAGAGGTCTTGGATTACTTCAGCACTATTGGCCCCATAAAATCTGTATTCATCTCTGAAAAGCAGGCGAACACACCACATAAAGCGTTCGTCacatataaaaatgaagaagaatctaAAAAGGCACAGAAATGTTTGaataaaacaatttttaaaaaccATACCATTTGGGTTGGTCCTGGTAAAGATAAGCCTGTTCATAATCAAATTGGAAcgaacaagaaaacaaaggtttatctaaaaaatttaagCTTCAATTGCAATAAGGAGTTTATTTCTCAACTATgtttacaagaaaaaataagattCAGTGAAATTAAGATCACAAACTATAACTCATTAAATTGGACATTTTGTGGACATGTTGAGTGTTTTTCTCGTAGTGATGCTGAGAGATTATTTAATATTTTGGATAGGAGACTAATTGGAAGTAGTTTGGTTGAGGCATCATGGTCAaagaataatgataatatactaaaTGAGATAGACTATGACGATGGtaacaacaatgaaaattatAAGAAATTAATCAACATTAGTTCCATGATGCGTTTCCGCACACAAGAGTTATCAGCTCATCAAAAGGGATTAACGTCACAGTTTCAACAAGTAGTTTCCCCATTCTCATCATATTCAAATTCCTACACAAACATGAACTCTCTCGTAGCTACGCCGATGAAACCTCATCCAGCATTTAATTTAATTACAAATACTGTTGACGAAAAACTGCATCAGCCTAAGAGAACTAAACAGGAGAATGCAGAAATACTTGAGtccttaaaaaaaattataaacaGAAATTTACAACGTATAAGTATTTCTGGtttaaataaagaagaaaatctGCGCAGCATTTCCGAGTTTATTTTTGACGTATTTTGGGAGCATGACTCAGAAAGGCTATCGCactttttattaatgaCAAATACTTCATTAGAATCACAGAAAATTCTACAAAAACAAGTCACTAGAGCTGCTGAAAGCCTCGGATTTACAGTTTGA